A window from Setaria italica strain Yugu1 chromosome VIII, Setaria_italica_v2.0, whole genome shotgun sequence encodes these proteins:
- the LOC101772250 gene encoding pollen receptor-like kinase 3 produces the protein MVTLLAFRLRLLPLLALLPLLLLHPTALAEDGADAAALLRLKQSLSDPTGRLDAWSASSPSPPCDAASPWPGVQCYKGVLVGLRLTHMNLSGKFDFAAVAKLPGLHSVNLKHNNFSGALAATSVGAARSLRALYLSFNQFSGPVPADVFTNLRWLKKLYLNGNNVTGPLPADAIAAAPRLIELHLDRNEINGSIPFKLPASLKLFNVSHNRLTGSIPPDIARRFDPSAFAGNTGLCGSPGSDTAVCVAAGPAPPPAMPPPTPADHMAVEEETSVFVVIGIILLVILLVTGAMVLMLRQDERNSATPAYDYYAAAGASAPGAVAGSSKASGGAEMVAVDVAGGGSSSSHGGAGGGRRMGEFVLLTDDIPAFGLPDLMKASAEVLGNGTLGSAYKAAMRNGVTVAVKRMRDMNRAGREEFEQHVHMLGELRHPNVLPPVGYHYRKEEKLIVSEYMPHGSLLYILHGDQSPNRVVLDWPARARIAVGVARGLAFLHEKLGIPAGRLVSMDGADFDAPPPPPPHGNLKSGNILLDADMEPRLVDYGFFPLVNAAQAPQAMFAFRSPEGATRGAVSARSDVYCLGVVLLELVTGRFPSQYLLSARGGTDVVHWAAGAVAEGGERELVDPAIAAGGGCDAAVRLLRVGVHCAKPEPECRPTVAEAAWMVEEIAAGNAS, from the exons ATGGTCACCCTCCTCGCcttccggctccggctcctccctctcctcgccctcctccccctcctcctcctccaccccaccGCCCTCGCCGAGGATggcgccgacgcggcggcgctcctccgGCTCAAGCAGTCGCTCTCGGACCCCACCGGCAGGCTGGATGCCTGGtcggcgtcctcgccgtcgccgccgtgcgaCGCCGCGAGCCCATGGCCCGGCGTCCAGTGCTACAAGGGCGTCCTCGTCGGGCTCCGGCTCACGCACATGAACCTCTCCGGGAAGTTCGacttcgccgccgtcgccaagcTCCCGGGGCTCCACTCCGTCAACCTCAAGCACAACAACTTCTCCGGCGCGCTGGCGGCGACGAGCGTCGGCGCCGCCCGCAGCCTCCGCGCGCTGTACCTCTCCTTCAACCAATTCTCCGGACCGGTCCCCGCCGACGTGTTCACCAACCTGCGGTGGCTCAAGAAGCTCTACCTCAACGGCAACAACGTGACGGGCCCGCTGCCGGCggacgccatcgccgccgcgccgcgcctcaTCGAGCTCCACCTCGACCGCAACGAGATCAACGGGTCCATCCCGTTCAAGCTCCCCGCGTCGCTGAAGCTGTTCAACGTCTCCCACAACCGCCTCACCGGCTCGATCCCGCCGGACATCGCAAGGCGCTTCGACCCGTCGGCGTTCGCCGGGAACACCGGCCTGTGCGGCTCGCCCGGGAGCGACACCGCGGTGTGCGTGGCGGCCgggcccgcaccgccgccggcaatgccgccgcccacgccggcgGACCACATGGCCGTCGAGGAGGAGACCAGCGTGTTCGTGGTCATCGGCAtcatcctcctcgtcatcctgCTGGTCACCGGCGCAATGGTGCTGATGCTCCGGCAGGACGAGCGGAACAGCGCCACGCCCGCGTACGACTACtacgccgccgcgggcgcaaGCGCGCCGGGCGCCGTGGCCGGCTCGAGCaaggccagcggcggcgcggagatggtggccgtggacgtggccggcggcgggtcgtCGAGCAGCCacggaggcgccggcggcgggcggcggatgggCGAGTTCGTCCTGCTGACCGACGACATCCCCGCCTTCGGGCTGCCGGACCTGATGAAGGCCTCCGCCGAGGTGCTCGGCAACGGCACCCTCGGGTCGGCGTACAAGGCCGCCATGCGCAACGGCGTGACCGTCGCCGTGAAGCGCATGCGCGACATGAACCGCGCCGGCCGCGAGGAGTTCGAGCAGCACGTCCACATGCTCGGCGAGCTCCGCCACCCCAACGTCCTGCCCCCCGTCGGCTACCACTACCGCAAGGAGGAGAAGCTCATCGTCTCCGAGTACATGCCCCACGGCAGCCTCCTCTACATCCTCCACG GCGATCAGAGCCCGAACAGGGTGGTGCTGGACtggccggcgagggcgaggatCGCCGTGGGGGTGGCGCGGGGGCTGGCGTTCCTGCACGAGAAGCTGGGGATCCCGGCGGGGCGGCTGGTGAGCATGGACGGCGCGGACttcgacgcgccgccgccgccgccgccgcacgggaACCTCAAGTCCGgcaacatcctcctcgacgccgaCATGGAGCCCCGGCTGGTGGACTACGGCTTCTTCCCGCTGGTGAACGCGGCGCAGGCGCCGCAGGCCATGTTCGCGTTCCGGTCGCCGGAGGGCGCCACGCGGGGCGCCGTGTCGGCGCGCTCCGACGTGTACTGCCTCGGCGTCGTGCTCCTCGAGCTCGTCACGGGGAGGTTCCCGTCGCAGTACCTCCTCAGCGCGCGGGGGGGCACCGACGTCGTGCACTGGGCGGCGGGCGCCGTCGCGGAGGGCGGCGAGAGGGAGCTCGTCGACCCGGCCATCGCCGCGGGCGGAGGATGTGACGCCGCCGTCAGGCTGCTACGGGTCGGCGTCCACTGCGCCAAGCCGGAGCCGGAGTGCCGGCCCAccgtggcggaggcggcgtggatGGTGGAGGAGATCGCCGCCGGCAATGCGTCGTGA
- the LOC101771841 gene encoding monosaccharide-sensing protein 3 — protein sequence MKSTVFSAVVVSIGYALLGWDFAALLEANGHMEKEFELENLPSIEGITIAVSAFGAIVITIFSGSLLDWLGRRAVLVQSSLLLLSGGLLMLWSPNIYILLLARLIVGSGSGLVFTCVPIYISEISPSTMRGLLVTMPQFMFFIGTIFSYCLIFWLTLMPSPKWRIMIGAIFAPSIVYLALLVYYLPESPRWLVSDGKISEARVSLQWLRGKKHDISGEISTIVEGVDFISDTAIGTAQAQSFSRISSSQIWPNNTFYWHLSDPLVDLLGSIHETMSEATGSRRNSFFPVFNSFSFPEHEHMNEHRDDNSDQQTRGVYYAGEANNGDGLRTSLLSQTANVEVNDTNTSFTSEGSSSYLRRHGTSAFAQEFVASFIDNDIEEEDEETHGMALPYQPAYRYMENTRRHPCRYRILRLSETADMKSKWRVLLQPGIRHALCYGMLIQALQQSAGISVLLRYTPEILEQVGVVSLFSDIGLSPHSTSILISALNALLLLPCITAAMLLMDVCGRRALILATTPILMLSLSVMSLSTLVDMGSLERAILFHLALTICFCSYVVGLGPIPNILCSEMFPTKARATCVSFCSLSFWFGGLLSAYCFPVMLSTIGLGGACGIYALVCCIPLCLVYYRIPETRTLNLELIAEVFKLSRQLPYVQ from the exons ATGAAGTCAACGGTGTTTTCTGCAGTTGTTGTTTCAATTGGTTATGCATTACTTGGATGGGATTTTGCAGCATTGTTAG AGGCTAACGGTCATATGGAAAAGGAATTTGAATTGGAGAATTTACCTTCTATTGAGGGTATAACCATAGCAGTCTCAGCATTTGGGGCTATTGTGATAACAATATTCTCTGGATCCCTATTAGATTGGCTTGGAAGACGTGCCGTACTGGTTCAATCATCTCTGCTATTATTGTCGGGTGGTCTCCTGATGCTGTGGTCTCCTAACATCTATATTCTACTTCTAGCTAGGTTAATTGTTGGATCAGGAAGTGGTTTGGTTTTCACCTGTGTCCCTATTTATATATCCGAAATATCTCCTTCAACTATGAGGGGATTACTAGTAACTATGCCACAGTTCATGTTCTTCATAGGAACTATCTTTTCCTATTGCCTGATATTCTGGTTAACACTGATGCCTTCACCTAAGTGGAGAATTATGATTGGTGCAATCTTTGCTCCTTCCATTGTCTACTTGGCTTTGTTGGTGTACTACTTGCCAGAGTCACCTAGGTGGCTTGTAAGTGATGGAAAGATTAGTGAGGCCAGAGTTTCTCTACAGTGGCTTAGAGGGAAGAAGCATGATATTTCAG GAGAAATTAGTACTATTGTGGAAGGTGTGGACTTTATCTCTGACACAGCCATTGGCACTGCTCAGGCTCAAAGTTTCTCTAGAATCAGTTCTAGCCAGATTTGGCCCAACAATACTTTTTATTGGCACCTTTCAGACCCACTAGTTGATCTTCTTGGAAGCATTCATGAGACTATGTCAGAAGCAACAGGAAGTAGACGGAATAGTTTCTTCCCCGTCTTCAACAGTTTTTCTTTTCCAGAACATGAACATATGAACGAGCATAGGGATGATAACAGTGATCAACAGACCAGGGGGGTTTATTATGCTGGAGAAGCTAATAATGGAGATGGTTTGCGAACTTCTCTGCTTTCTCAGACAGCAAATGTTGAAGTTAACGATACAAATACATCTTTTACTTCTGAAGGGAGCTCTTCATATTTAAGAAGGCATGGTACATCAGCATTTGCGCAAGAGTTTGTGGCATCTTTTATTGATAATGacattgaagaagaagatgaagaaaccCATGGGATGGCATTGCCTTACCAGCCTGCATATCGGTATATGGAAAACACTAGGCGACATCCATGCAGATATCGAATCCTCCGGCTATCTGAAACAGCTGATATGAAGTCTAAATGGCGGGTGCTTCTTCAGCCAGGAATCAGGCATGCCTTGTGTTATGGCATGCTAATTCAAGCTCTTCAGCAG TCAGCAGGAATCAGTGTCCTTCTCCGCTACACTCCTGAAATACTTGAACAGGTTGGAGTGGTTAGTTTGTTTTCAGACATTGGACTTTCTCCTCATTCAACATCAATTCTCATAAGTGCCCTTAATGCTTTGCTGTTGCTCCCTTGTATAACTGCTGCAATGCTGCTGATGGATGTCTGCGGGAGAAG GGCTCTTATACTGGCCACTACTCCAATCCTGATGTTATCACTGAGCGTTATGTCTTTGTCCACCCTGGTGGATATGGGATCATTGGAGCGTGCCATCCTCTTCCACCTCGCGTTAACCATTTGCTTCTGCTCCTACGTTGTTGGTTTGGGGCCGATACCCAACATTCTCTGCTCTGAGATGTTCCCAACCAAGGCCCGTGCGACCTGCGTGAGCTTCTGTTCTCTTTCCTTCTGGTTCGGAGGTCTGCTTTCAGCATACTGCTTCCCTGTGATGCTGAGTACCATCGGGCTCGGCGGAGCATGTGGGATCTATGCACTTGTGTGTTGCATTCCTCTTTGTCTCGTCTACTATAGAATACCGGAGACGAGGACGCTTAACTTGGAGTTAATCGCCGAGGTCTTCAAGCTTTCAAGGCAGCTGCCGTATGTACAGTAG
- the LOC101780778 gene encoding probable non-specific lipid-transfer protein 2, translated as MTKPSAMACAAALGLLLLLAAAATATDAAAAAAAAAAAAAACNPGQLTPCAGPALFGGAVPAACCAQLRAQQACLCGYARSPNYGSYIRSPKAARLFAVCRLPMPRCG; from the coding sequence ATGACGAAACCGTCGGCGATGGCGTGCGCCGCGGCCCTcggcctcctgctgctgctggccgccgcggcgacggcgacggatgcagctgcggctgcggctgcggctgcggcggcggcggcggcgtgcaacCCTGGGCAGCTGACGCCGTGCGCGGGTCCGGCGCTGTTCGGCggcgcggtgccggcggcgtGCTGCGCGCAGCTGCGGGCGCAGCAGGCGTGCCTGTGCGGGTACGCGCGGAGCCCAAACTACGGGAGCTACATCCGGAGCCCCAAGGCGGCGCGCCTCTTCGCCGTCTGCAGGCTGCCCATGCCGCGCTGCGGCTGA
- the LOC101781181 gene encoding disease resistance protein RPM1-like gives MPSDIKICSLYLSIFPKGRKLSRKRLIRRWIAEGFVREKQGLSVEDVAETCFNQLIERKIMRPVEHSSNGRVKSCQVHDMVLEYIISKAAEEDFITVVGSHWSMPTRSNKVRRLSLHNSDPRRTKSVDRMNMSHVRSLTVFGSMDKLQFKSLKTELVQVLDLEGCTGLRESHVKVSDICQMIQLKYLSLRRTDIKELPPKVSKLRNLETLDVRETGIEIVEGSTTTASDIGYFTGLRKLAIYMIHKSDEIFRDFLSSIQYLSGYSLQTLVIDDKSSEFLKTLDSMSSYPTDLRALELSGKLLKLPKWLNGLQELVKLTLSGTALRTDNLLLLRNLSSLFSLTFSISKNHDPEIAAILEKNKSGSGGEIFVPAGGFRKLKLLRIFVPLLPSLNFAKNATPQLEKLELRFKMLEGLHGLDELGMLHDVLLTVDTQANEMTKLRVDYLKKEKTPSSKYTLNVNKYHD, from the exons ATGCCTAGTGATATCAAGATTTGCTCTTTGTATTTAAGCATATTTCCTAAAGGCCGCAAACTTAGTAGGAAACGGCTGATCAGAAGATGGATAGCGGAAGGTTTTGTTAGGGAGAAGCAAGGTTTGAGCGTTGAGGATGTTGCAGAGACATGCTTTAATCAGCTGATTGAAAGGAAGATAATGCGGCCTGTAGAGCACAGCAGCAATGGGAGGGTGAAAAGTTGCCAGGTCCATGACATGGTACTTGAATACATCATTTCCAAGGCAGCCGAAGAGGATTTCATCACTGTAGTTGGTAGCCACTGGTCCATGCCAACACGTAGCAACAAAGTTCGTAGGCTTTCCCTCCACAACAGTGACCCCAGGCGTACAAAGAGCGTCGATAGGATGAACATGTCCCATGTTCGGTCCCTGACTGTGTTCGGGAGCATGGACAAACTGCAGTTCAAATCACTCAAAACTGAACTGGTCCAAGTACTAGATCTCGAAGGCTGCACAGGTTTGAGGGAGAGCCATGTCAAGGTCTCAGACATATGCCAAATGATTCAACTCAAGTATCTAAGCCTGCGGAGAACAGATATTAAAGAACTTCCCCCAAAAGTTTCCAAGCTCAGGAACTTAGAGACTCTAGATGTAAGGGAGACAG GGATTGAGATAGTGGAGGGATCAACAACAACTGCATCAGACATCGGTTACTTTACTGGGCTGAGGAAGTTAGCAATTTACATGATCCACAAGAGTGATGAGATATTTAGAGATTTTCTCTCCTCTATCCAGTACCTCAGTGGTTATTCTCTCCAAACTCTTGTAATCGATGACAAGTCATCTGAATTTTTAAAAACCCTGGACTCAATGTCATCCTATCCAACAGATCTGAGAGCTCTTGAGCTGTCTGGCAAGTTGCTTAAACTGCCAAAGTGGCTCAATGGTCTCCAGGAGCTCGTCAAGTTAACTCTTTCAGGGACAGCTCTCCGGACAGATAACTTACTTCTCCTTAGAAATCTAAGTTCACTGTTTTCCCTCACCTTTTCGATCAGCAAGAACCATGATCCTGAAATAGCAGCCATTCTCGAGAAAAACAAGTCTGGTTCAGGAGGGGAGATCTTTGTCCCAGCTGGAGGATTCAGAAAGCTCAAACTGCTTCGCAtatttgttcctcttcttccaTCGCTCAACTTTGCAAAGAATGCTACACCACAGCTAGAAAAGCTTGAACTGCGTTTCAAAATGTTGGAAGGTCTTCATGGCCTGGATGAACTTGGAATGCTCCATGATGTGCTCTTAACAGTTGATACCCAAGCAAATGAGATGACAAAATTGAGAGTTGATTATttgaaaaaggagaaaaccCCATCATCGAAGTACACCCTCAATGTGAACAAGTATCATGATTGA